The Arvicanthis niloticus isolate mArvNil1 chromosome 2, mArvNil1.pat.X, whole genome shotgun sequence genome includes a window with the following:
- the LOC117704067 gene encoding olfactory receptor 10AG1-like isoform X2 gives MKVESCPQMEHSRNSAADNATSVTQFLLLGFSDLPNLQTFLLAMFSMMYVVILIGNSFILVIARVDPALQKPMYYFLANFSFLEISYVSVTLPRILYNLWTQDRRICLLACAIQMFSFLILAATECFLLAVMSYDRYVAICNPLHYPLVMNPTRCTQLAVGSWLSGIPVQIGQTCRIFSLHFCNSNIIEHFFCDVPPILKLACGDTSMQELSVYLVAMFFVASPFMLILASYSKIITTILKLPTATGRAKAFSTCSSHLVVVVLFFGSATINYLRPKSIHSVGTDELLSLFYTIVTPMFNPVIYSLRNKDVIAALRRLLLKI, from the exons ATGAAG GTTGAATCATGCCCACAGATGGAACACTCGAGGAACAGTGCTGCAGATAATGCAACTTCAGTGACACAGTTTCTCTTACTGGGGTTCTCTGACCTTCCTAACCTGCAAACATTTCTGTTGGCTATGTTTTCTATGATGTATGTAGTTATCTTAATAGGAAACAGCTTTATACTTGTCATAGCCAGAGTTGATCCTGCACTACAAAAGCCCATGTATTATTTCCTGGCCAATTTTTCATTTCTGGAAATCTCTTATGTATCAGTCACCCTTCCTAGAATTCTCTACAATCTTTGGACACAAGACAGAAGAATTTGTCTCCTTGCCTGTGCTAttcaaatgttttccttcctaATTCTGGCAGCCACTGAATGTTTCCTGCTGGCTGTGAtgtcctatgaccgctatgtggccatctgtaacCCTCTGCACTATCCTCTGGTTATGAACCCAACAAGGTGCACTCAGCTGGCAGTGGGCTCTTGGCTCAGTGGTATCCCGGTCCAGATAGGACAAACTTGTCGAATATTTTCTCTACATTTCTGCAATTCTAATATAATAGAGcacttcttctgtgatgttccacCAATTCTCAAGCTGGCCTGTGGGGATACTTCAATGCAGGAGCTATCTGTCTATTTAGTGGCTATGTTTTTTGTTGCCTCCCCTTTTATGTTGATACTTGCCTCCTATAGCAAAATCATTACTACCATTCTAAAGTTGCCAACAGCCACAGGACGGGCAAAAGCTTTCTCCACTTGTTCTTCACATCTGGTggtagtggttttattttttgggtCAGCTACCATTAACTACTTGAGACCAAAGTCCATTCATTCTGTAGGAACCGATGAACTACTCTCTCTGTTTTACACAATTGTGACCCCCATGTTCAATCCCGTAATATACAGCCTCAGGAACAAGGATGTGATTGCGGCACTGAGAAGGCTTTTACTTAAAATTTAG
- the LOC117704067 gene encoding olfactory receptor 10AG1-like isoform X1, producing MKEHLDLSITAVLPFHVVLNEEIYKVESCPQMEHSRNSAADNATSVTQFLLLGFSDLPNLQTFLLAMFSMMYVVILIGNSFILVIARVDPALQKPMYYFLANFSFLEISYVSVTLPRILYNLWTQDRRICLLACAIQMFSFLILAATECFLLAVMSYDRYVAICNPLHYPLVMNPTRCTQLAVGSWLSGIPVQIGQTCRIFSLHFCNSNIIEHFFCDVPPILKLACGDTSMQELSVYLVAMFFVASPFMLILASYSKIITTILKLPTATGRAKAFSTCSSHLVVVVLFFGSATINYLRPKSIHSVGTDELLSLFYTIVTPMFNPVIYSLRNKDVIAALRRLLLKI from the exons ATGAAAGAACATCTTGATCTATCTATCACTGCAGTTCTACCTTTCCATGtagttttaaatgaagaaatttataaa GTTGAATCATGCCCACAGATGGAACACTCGAGGAACAGTGCTGCAGATAATGCAACTTCAGTGACACAGTTTCTCTTACTGGGGTTCTCTGACCTTCCTAACCTGCAAACATTTCTGTTGGCTATGTTTTCTATGATGTATGTAGTTATCTTAATAGGAAACAGCTTTATACTTGTCATAGCCAGAGTTGATCCTGCACTACAAAAGCCCATGTATTATTTCCTGGCCAATTTTTCATTTCTGGAAATCTCTTATGTATCAGTCACCCTTCCTAGAATTCTCTACAATCTTTGGACACAAGACAGAAGAATTTGTCTCCTTGCCTGTGCTAttcaaatgttttccttcctaATTCTGGCAGCCACTGAATGTTTCCTGCTGGCTGTGAtgtcctatgaccgctatgtggccatctgtaacCCTCTGCACTATCCTCTGGTTATGAACCCAACAAGGTGCACTCAGCTGGCAGTGGGCTCTTGGCTCAGTGGTATCCCGGTCCAGATAGGACAAACTTGTCGAATATTTTCTCTACATTTCTGCAATTCTAATATAATAGAGcacttcttctgtgatgttccacCAATTCTCAAGCTGGCCTGTGGGGATACTTCAATGCAGGAGCTATCTGTCTATTTAGTGGCTATGTTTTTTGTTGCCTCCCCTTTTATGTTGATACTTGCCTCCTATAGCAAAATCATTACTACCATTCTAAAGTTGCCAACAGCCACAGGACGGGCAAAAGCTTTCTCCACTTGTTCTTCACATCTGGTggtagtggttttattttttgggtCAGCTACCATTAACTACTTGAGACCAAAGTCCATTCATTCTGTAGGAACCGATGAACTACTCTCTCTGTTTTACACAATTGTGACCCCCATGTTCAATCCCGTAATATACAGCCTCAGGAACAAGGATGTGATTGCGGCACTGAGAAGGCTTTTACTTAAAATTTAG
- the LOC117704064 gene encoding olfactory receptor 10AG1-like isoform X1 produces MKTEISLQFLNGISRLRIRKCTLIESSPQMKHTDVREEDNASTVTQFLLLEFSDLPKLQSFLFGVFSIMYLIVLIANSFIIMITKLDPALQKPMYFFLLNFSFLEICYVSVILPRILYSIWTQDRNISLLACATQMCFFLMLAATESILLAVMSYDRYVAICNPLHYPLVMNPRKCRQLAAGSWLGGMPFQVGQTCQIFSLHFCNSNQIDHFFCDIPPVLKLACGDTSVNEMYVYVVAILLAAIPFILILTSYSKIITTILRLPTAEGRAKAFSTCSSHLVVVVLFFASASITYLMPKSTHSAVSDKFLSIFYTIVTPMFNPMIYCLRNKEVIAALRRLLLRK; encoded by the coding sequence atgaagacagaaataTCACTTCAGTTTCTGAATGGTATATCAAGGCTGAGGATAAGAAAGTGTACTTTGATTGAATCATCTCCACAGATGAAACACACAGACGTCAGGGAAGAGGACAAtgcttccacagtgacacagtttCTTCTGCTTGAATTTTCTGATCTTCCCAAACTCCAGAGTTTTCTATTTGGGGTGTTCTCCATAATGTACTTGATTGTATTAATAGCAAATAGCTTCATAATTATGATAACCAAACTTGATCCTGCACTACAGAAACCCATGTATTTTTTCCTGCTcaacttttcttttctggaaatcTGCTATGTATCAGTCATTCTTCCTAGGATTCTGTACAGCATTTGGACCCAAGACAGAAATATTTCTCTTCTGGCCTGTGCTACACAAATGTGCTTTTTCCTAATGCTGGCAGCCACTGAAAGTATTCTCCTGGCTGTGAtgtcctatgaccgctatgtggccatctgtaatCCTCTGCACTATCCTCTGGTCATGAACCCAAGAAAATGCAGGCAGCTGGCAGCAGGGTCCTGGCTCGGTGGCATGCCATTCCAGGTTGGGCAAACCTGTCAAATATTCTCTCTACATTTctgtaactctaaccaaatagACCACTTCTTCTGTGACATACCCCCTGTACTTAAACTGGCCTGTGGAGACACTTCTGTTAATGAGATGTACGTCTATGTAGTGGCTATTTTGCTTGCTGCAATCCCTTTTATACTAATACTAACATCTTACAGCAAAATCATTACCACGATTCTAAGGCTGCCAACTGCTGAAGGACGAGCAAAAGCCTTCTCCACATGTTCTTCCCACCTAgttgtggtggttttgttttttgcctctgCATCTATTACCTACTTAATGCCAAAATCAACTCATTCTGCAGTAAGTGACAAATTCCTTTCTATTTTCTACACCATTGTTACCCCCATGTTCAATCCCATGATATACTGCCTTAGGAACAAAGAGGTGATTGCAGCTCTGAGAAGATTGTTGCTTAGAAAATAG
- the LOC117704064 gene encoding olfactory receptor 10AG1-like isoform X2: MKHTDVREEDNASTVTQFLLLEFSDLPKLQSFLFGVFSIMYLIVLIANSFIIMITKLDPALQKPMYFFLLNFSFLEICYVSVILPRILYSIWTQDRNISLLACATQMCFFLMLAATESILLAVMSYDRYVAICNPLHYPLVMNPRKCRQLAAGSWLGGMPFQVGQTCQIFSLHFCNSNQIDHFFCDIPPVLKLACGDTSVNEMYVYVVAILLAAIPFILILTSYSKIITTILRLPTAEGRAKAFSTCSSHLVVVVLFFASASITYLMPKSTHSAVSDKFLSIFYTIVTPMFNPMIYCLRNKEVIAALRRLLLRK; the protein is encoded by the coding sequence ATGAAACACACAGACGTCAGGGAAGAGGACAAtgcttccacagtgacacagtttCTTCTGCTTGAATTTTCTGATCTTCCCAAACTCCAGAGTTTTCTATTTGGGGTGTTCTCCATAATGTACTTGATTGTATTAATAGCAAATAGCTTCATAATTATGATAACCAAACTTGATCCTGCACTACAGAAACCCATGTATTTTTTCCTGCTcaacttttcttttctggaaatcTGCTATGTATCAGTCATTCTTCCTAGGATTCTGTACAGCATTTGGACCCAAGACAGAAATATTTCTCTTCTGGCCTGTGCTACACAAATGTGCTTTTTCCTAATGCTGGCAGCCACTGAAAGTATTCTCCTGGCTGTGAtgtcctatgaccgctatgtggccatctgtaatCCTCTGCACTATCCTCTGGTCATGAACCCAAGAAAATGCAGGCAGCTGGCAGCAGGGTCCTGGCTCGGTGGCATGCCATTCCAGGTTGGGCAAACCTGTCAAATATTCTCTCTACATTTctgtaactctaaccaaatagACCACTTCTTCTGTGACATACCCCCTGTACTTAAACTGGCCTGTGGAGACACTTCTGTTAATGAGATGTACGTCTATGTAGTGGCTATTTTGCTTGCTGCAATCCCTTTTATACTAATACTAACATCTTACAGCAAAATCATTACCACGATTCTAAGGCTGCCAACTGCTGAAGGACGAGCAAAAGCCTTCTCCACATGTTCTTCCCACCTAgttgtggtggttttgttttttgcctctgCATCTATTACCTACTTAATGCCAAAATCAACTCATTCTGCAGTAAGTGACAAATTCCTTTCTATTTTCTACACCATTGTTACCCCCATGTTCAATCCCATGATATACTGCCTTAGGAACAAAGAGGTGATTGCAGCTCTGAGAAGATTGTTGCTTAGAAAATAG
- the LOC117704079 gene encoding olfactory receptor 10AG1-like produces MEFVLSPNKKEITTKNSNITITEFVLLGFSDVPQLQWILFGIFLFMYLSILISNSIIMLITRTDPTLQTPMYFFLSNFSFVEICYVTVTIPRMLMDLCTQKGTISFLSCAVQLCFVIMLGGMEFLLLTIMAYDRYVAICNPLHYPLVMNNTVCVQLVAACWICIIPVVTGQTYQIFSLPYCGSNKIHHFFCDIPPLLKLAYGDTFVNNLAIYIASVVFIMVPFLLILVSYGKIICNVLKLATAGGRSKAFSTCSSHLIVVVLFYGTATITYAQPKAYRSETLGKLLSLFYTILIPLLNPIIYTLRNKDIMVALRKLQTKFSTYGDT; encoded by the coding sequence ATGGAATTTGTTTTATCtccaaataaaaaggaaattacaacaaaaaattcaaatattacaATTACGGAATTTGTTCTTTTAGGGTTTTCAGACGTCCCTCAACTCCAGTGGATACTTTTTGGGATATTTTTGTTCATGTATTTGTCTATTCTGATCAGCAACAGCATTATAATGTTAATAACAAGAACTGACCCTACTCTGCAGACCCCTATGTACTTTTTCCTCAGCAACTTTTCTTTTGTGGAAATCTGCTATGTAACAGTCACCATCCCAAGGATGCTCATGGACCTTTGTACCCAAAAAGGAACTATCTCCTTTTTGTCCTGTGCTGTACAACTCTGTTTTGTCATCATGCTTGGAGGCATGGAGTTCCTCCTCCTGACAatcatggcctatgaccgctatgtggcaaTTTGCAATCCTTTGCATTATCCCCTGGTCATGAACAATACGGTCTGTGTACAGCTTGTGGCTGCTTGCTGGATCTGTATTATTCCAGTTGTGACTGGACAAACTTACCAAATTTTCTCTTTGCCTTATTGTGGTTCTAACAAAATTCATCACTTTTTCTGTGACATCCCTCCACTACTCAAGCTTGCTTATGGTGACACATTTGTGAATAATTTAGCAATCTATATTGCTTCAGTAGTGTTTATCATGGTTCCATTTCTGTTGATCCTTGTCTCCTATGGCAAGATTATCTGCAATGTTCTAAAACTGGCAACAGCTGGAGGGAGGTCTAAAGCCTTTTCCACCTGCTCATCTCATCTGAtagttgtggttttattttatggaaCAGCTACTATCACATATGCACAACCAAAAGCATATCGATCAGAAACCTTGGGAAAGCTGCTCTCTCTTTTCTACACAATTTTGATTCCATTGTTGAATCCCATTATATATACACTGAGGAATAAGGATATCATGGTAGCACTGAGAAAGTTACAAACTAAGTTTTCAACATATGGGGACACTTAA